In the Streptomyces sp. 3214.6 genome, GGCGGTCGCGACGCTCGAGACCGAGCGCCGCACGGCACTGCTGACAGCCCTGGAGAAGCTGAGCGAGGAGCACCGGCTCGTGGTCACGTACCGCTATCTCCTGGAGATGGACGAGTCCGAGACCGCCCAGGCCCTCGGCTGGCCGAGAGGGACGGTGAAGTCCCGACTCAACCGCGGCCTGCGCAAACTGGGCCGCCTGCTGCCGGACTTTCAGCCTCGGGAAGGGGGTGATGAAGCATGAGTGAGCCGTACGACGGTGAGGGCGCCGCTCGGGATCCACGCGGGCCTGCCGCCCGGCTGCCGGAGGAACTGCGGGCGCTCGGACGATCACTGGACGCGCCGAGAGACGACGGGATCGACGGGACCAACGGGGTCGGTGAGGTCAACAGGGTCGGTGGGATCAACAGGGTCGGTGGGATCGGGATCGACATCGGCGAGACGATGGCCGAGCGGGTGCTGGCGCAGCTACTCGCCGAGCAGGTGCCGGTGCCGGTGACCGAGCCGCCGGGGACCGCCGGGCGGCTGCGGGCCGTGCGGCGCTGGACGCGGGCGCGATGGCGTTCGCTGACGGCCGCGCTGTGCGGTCTGCTGACCGTGCTCGTGCTCACGCCCCCGGTGCGAGCGGCAGTGGTCGACTGGTTCGACTTCGGCGGCGTCGAGGTGCGGTACGACCCGTCGGCGTCCCCCTCCCCCGGCGCGCGGGCGCCTGACTGCGGCGGTTCGCTGTCCCTCGCCGAGGCCCGGCTCGCGGCCGGTTTCGAGCCGCTGGTGCCGGACGCACTGGGCACCCCGGACGAAGTGGCGGTGACCCGTGAGCCGCAGGGGCGGTTCCTGATCAGCCTGTGCTGGAGCGAGAACGGCCGGCCGATCCGGCTGGACGAGTATCCGGCGCAGCTGGACGTCAGCTTCGCCAAGACCCTGCGCGAGCCCCCCGAGTGGGTGGACCTGGACACGGCGTCCCACGACGACGGCGTGCCCGACCCCGCCCTGTGGTTTCCGAAGCCGCACCTGCTGAGCTTCTGGCTGGTGGACGCCGACGGCAACCGATACACCCGCGAGAAGCGGACCGCCGGGCCGACACTGCTGTGGGTGCACGGCGCCGCCACCGGCGACACCACGCTCCGGCTGGAGGGCATGTCGTCCAAGGCTCGGGCCGTGGAGATCGCGCGCTCGCTGGGCTAGATGGGGGCTGGGTGTCCAGCCCCCATCTAGGCCGCGGCCGGCCTCGGAATCGGCCCCCGTGGGGTGGGAACCCCGGGCGGCCGGGCGGTGTACCAGGAGTGACAGAGCGGATGCGGACGCCGAGTCGCTCCGGGGCAGGGCACGGCGGGCGTGAGAGAGGGAGACGGGCGAATGATTCGGGGGAGCGGCAGGGCTCTGGTGGCCGCTTGGGCGGCGGCATTGTCGATGGCGGTGAGCCTGGTCGTCGGCCTGTCGGTGACCGGGGCGAGCGCAGCACCGGACAACGGGGATGACGGCCCCAATGTGGCCATGGTGATCGCCAGCTCGACCGGGCGGACGACGACCCTGCGGGCCGGGGACGCGCGGACCGGGAAGGACTTCGCCCTGCTCTGGCAACTGCTCCAGCCGACGAACACCACGACGGAGCGGGCGCCGGAGACATGGCAGGGGGACCGGCATCCGCCGGTGCGGTTCACCGTCTTCTGGGGGCTGACGGGCGTCGGGGGCTGGCCGCAGACCAAGCGGGCACCGGGCGGTGATGTGGCCGTCGAACGCCAGGATCAACTGTTCATGGCCCAGGACGGCACCCCATGGATCCGCTCGGACCCGGCACCGGAGGTGGAGGACGACGACATCCGCTGGCATCGGGCGCCGAGGGACACACTCGCGCGAGTGGAACAGGAGAGGCTGCTCGCCGACGGCGCCGGTTCGGAGAGCTCCGGCACGGGGTCGGACAAGGGCTCGGGGGCGGCCCTCGATGCAGGGACCGGCGCCTGGTGGGCGATACCGGGACTGGCCCTGGGTGCGGCTCTGGGGGCCGGCGGTTCGGTGCTGATACGCCGCGCGGCGGGCCGGCACGAAGCCGGACCGCCGCAGGGAGGCTCGCAAGGAGAGCCACGTCAGGAGCTGATCGATCTCTGAGCTCGCCGGATGGAGTCCGGCCGAGGGCGACGTCAGCCGAGGTTGATCTCCGGGTACAGGGGGAAGCCCGCGACCAGGTCCGTAGCCCGCTGCGAGATCTCGTCCGAAACCTTCACGTCCAGGACGTGAGAAGCCTTGGAGGGGGCGCCCGACTTCGTCGTGCCCGGCTCGGTGGTGGTGAGGACACGGTCGATCAGGGCCGCCACCTCGTCCATCTCGGCCGTCCCCAGGCCGCGCGTGGTCAGGGCAGGGGTGCCGATGCGGATACCGGAGGTGTACCAGGCGCCGTTCGGGTCGGCGGGGATGGCGTTGCGGTTGGTGACGATGCCCGAATCGAGCAGCGCGGCCTCGGCCTGGCGGCCGGTGAGGCCGTAGGAGGAGGCGACGTCGATCAGGTTCAGGTGATTGTCCGTGCCGCCGGTGACGAGGGTCGCGCCCCGGCTCATCAGCCCCTCGGCCAGCGCGCGGGAGTTGTCGACGATGCGCTGGGCGTAGTCCTGGAAGGAGGGCTGACGGGCCTCCGCGAGGGCGACGGCCTTGGCGGCCATGACGTGCGGGAGCGGGCCACCGAGGACCATCGGGCAGCCGCGGTCGACCTGGTCCTTGAGGGAGTCGTCGCACAGGACCATGCCGCCGCGCGGGCCGCGCAAGGACTTGTGGGTGGTGGTCGTCACGATCTGCGCGTGCGGAACCGGGTCGAAGTCGCCGGTCAGGACCTTGCCCGCGACCAGACCCGCGAAGTGCGCCATGTCGACCATCAGGGTCGCGCCGACCTCGTCGGCGATCTCCCGCATGATCCGGAAATTCACCAGACGGGGGTACGCGGAGTAACCGGCGACGATGATCATCGGCTTGAAGTCACGCGCTGAGGCGCGCAGAGCCTCGTAGTCGATCAGGCCGGTCGCCGGGTCCGTGCCGTAGGAGCGCTGGTCGAACATCTTGCCGGAGATGTTCGGGCGGAAGCCGTGGGTGAGGTGGCCGCCGGCGTCCAGGGACATGCCGAGCATGCGCTGGTTGCCGAAGGCCTGGCGCAGCGTGGCCCAGTCGGCCTCGGAGAGGTCGTTGACCTGGCGGGCGCCGGTCTTCTCCAGGAAGGGCGCCTCGACACGGTCGGCGAGGACAGCCCAGAAGGCCACCAGGTTGGCGTCGATGCCGGAGTGCGGCTGGACATAGGCGTGGCGGGCGCCGAACAGCTCGCGGGCATGCTCGGCGGCCAGGGCCTCGACCGTGTCCACATTGCGACAGCCGGCGTAGAAGCGGCGGCCGACGGTGCCCTCGGCGTACTTGTCGCTGAGCCAGTTGCCCATCGCGAGGAGCGTGGCCGGGGAGGCGTAGTTCTCGGAGGCGATCAGCTTGAGCATCTCGCGCTGGTCGTGGACCTCCTGGCCGATGGCGTCGGCGACACGCGGCTCGACCGCACGGATCACGTCGAGAGCCGCACGGAAGGCGGTGGACTCGGTGGAGAGGGGCTGCTGCTCGGACATGTCGTCGGCCTCCGGGTGGCGTGGTGCTGGAAAGCGGTCACGGTGTCACGGTTCGGCCCAGGCGCACGGCACAGTCACTGCTCAAGGCCGCTCCCCGATGGTCCGTCCCATCCCAGCGCGCCAGTCACGGCCTGCTCACCACCCTAGCGGGCACGTCACAAGGGCAGGGCCCCGAGTCCACCATGCGAGCGATCTCGGGGCGCCTCCTGGGCTAAAGGATCACGTGGGGAAGGAAGCGGGCGTACTCGTCTGTGATCAGGCCGGAGGACTCACGAATGCCGAGGCCCGCCGACTCGTCCTCGACGACCCAGGCGCCGAGGACGACGTGGTTGCCGTCGAAGGCGGGCAGCGGCGCCAACTTCTGGTAGCAGCAGGGTTCGTCGGTGCGCAGGGCGGCCGGGGCGACGCCCGGTTCGTGGACCGTGACGCCGGCGCCCTCGCGGCCCAGCAGCGGCTTGGCGACGTAGCCGGTCGTGGCCGCCAGTTCGCGGGGACCGTCGAGGTAGGCGGGCAGGAGGTTGGGGTGGCCGGGGTACAGCTCCCACAGGACGGCCAGGAGCGCCTTGTTGCTGAGCAGCATCTTCCAGGCCGGCTCGATCCACATCGTGGAGCCGGTGCCGCCGCCGTTGTCGAGGGTGTCGAGGACGTGACCGCCGAAGCGGTCGGTGGTGAGCCACTCCCAGGGGTACAGCTTGAAGCAGCTGCGGATGAAGCGGAGTTGCTGGTCGACGAAGCGGCCGGACAGGGGGTCCCAGCCGATCTCCTCCATGGAGATCCAGTCGGTGTCCAGACCTGCCTGCTCGGCGGTCTCCTTGAGATAGGCGACCGTCATGAGGTCCTCGCCGAGTTCGTCGGCGGAGGAGTGCGCGAAGTGCAGCGGGCTGCCGGGCGGGAGCAGGGCGGCCTGTTTCTTCCAGGCGGCGACGAGGCGTTCATGGAGGGAGTTCCACTGGTCGGCGCCGGGGAAGCGCTCCTCCATCCAGAACCACTGGGGGGAGGCGGCCTCCACGAGGGAGGTGGGGGTGTCGGCGTTGTACTCCAGGAGTTTCGCCGGGCCGGCGCCGTCGTAGCGGAGGTCGAACCGGCCGTAGACGGAAGGGAGCTCGGCGCGTCGGCGCCAGGCCTCGGCGACCGCCGCCGCGATGCGCGGGTCGGTGATGCCGAGGTCGGCGAGACGGTCGGAGTCGACCAGGTGCGCGGCCGCCGCCAGGCACATCTCGTGGAGTTCCTCGACGGTCTCCTCCAGCGCCTCGACCTCGTCGAGAGTGAACGCGTAGTACGCGCTCTCGTCCCAGTAGGGGCGCAGAAGGCCGTCGGGGTGGCGGGTCAGGGGATAGACGAGACCCTGTTCCTCGACGGTGCGCTGCCAGTCGGGGCGGGGTTCGATGGTGTGACGTCGCATGGGTGCAGGTGTCCTGTTCAGCCGCTCGGTCGCTCAGCCGCCGGAGCTGCCCTTGTGGCTGCCGCCGTCACTGTCGCCGTCGCCGCCGAAGCCGCCGCGGCTGACACCGCTGCCGCCTCCACTGCTGCTGGAGGAGCCCCCGGATCCCTTGCCCGGCTTGCTGAAGGAGCCGCCGTCGACCCAGGAGCCCTGCTTCTTGCCGCCGTAGTACCAGACGCCGGCCGCCGAGGTCTTGGTCGACTTGCAGTTCTTGTCGGCGACGACCTTGTACCCCTTGGCGAGGTTGTAGCTGTCGCGGTCGACGCAGCGCTTGTCGGGGTCGGAGGAGCAGGCGGTGAGAGCCGCCGCGAGCAGTCCCATGCCTCCCAGTACGACCGTGCCCGAGCGCAGCTTTCGACGCGTGTCCGCCATGTTCCCGTCTCCCCGTTGTCGCATCGCCCCTACAGCGATTTCCGGCCGTCAGCCTAGACATCGGTCGCATGGGACCCGCGGGCGGCCCGTTCACCCGCCGCTCGCCTACAGTCCTTTCGTGCTCTTTGGAATGGTGTGTGCCCTCGGCGCGGCGATCTGCTTCGGTACGGCGACGGTGTTGCAGGCGATGGCGGCGCGCGCCGCCGCCGACGGCAGCGACGGGCGGGGCGGTGGCGACGCTGCGCTGTTGCTGCGGGCGGTGCGCCAGTGGCGGTATCTGGCGGGGCTGGCGCTGGACGGGCTCGGGTTCCTGTTCCAGATCGCCGCACTGCGGTCGGTGCCGATCTACGCAGTCGGTGCGGCCCTCGCCTCCAGTCTGGCGGTGACGGCGGTGGTCGCGGCGCGGCTGCTGCGGGTGCGGCTGAGCCGGATGGAGTGGCTGGCCGTGGCGGTGGTCTGCGCGGGGCTGGGCATGCTGGGGCTGGCCTCCGGGACGGAGGGTGAGGAGAGCGGCCCGGACGCGTTGCCGTGGGTGATGCTCGGCGCGGCGCTCGGGGTGCTGGGGCTGGGCCTGGTGGGCGGGCGGCTCACCGGGCGGGGGCGGGCGCTGGGGCTGGGGCTGGGCGCCGGGTGCGGGTTCGGGGTGGTGGAGGTGGCGGTGCGGCTGATCGACTCGCTCGCGCCCTCGGATCTGCTCACCAACCCGGCGACGTACGCCCTGCTGGTGGGGGGCGGGGCCGCGTTCCTGTTGCTGACGACGGCGCTGCAGCGGGGGTCGGTGACGACGGCCACGGCCGGGATAGTGATCGGCGAGACGATCGGTCCGGCGCTCGTGGGCGTGGTGTGGCTGGGAGACCGCACCCGGGAAGGGCTCGGCTGGCTGGCCGTGCTGGGGTTCGCGGTCGCCCTCGCGGGGGCGCTGGCCCTGTCCCGGTTCGGAGAGGCCCCGGAGGCGGCGTCGGCCCAGAAAACGCCGGATACTCCTGAGACGCCGGATACTTCTGAGACACCCGAGATGCCTGAAGCGTCGGAGACGCCGGAGACACCTGAAGCGACGGGCGCACCGGACGCACCAGAAGCACCAGAAGCACCACCAGAAGCACCGGGCGCGCCCGTCAGGCCATCGCCTCGGTGATGCCGTCCCACAGGCGGGTTCGCGCCTCCAGTGCGAGAGTCGCGGTCTCGACGGCCTCCTGCCAGTGGGTGTCGTCGGTGCCGCACAGGTCGGCCACCATCTGCATGGCCATGGGAGTGTGCTCCTCGCCGTCGACCTCGATGTGCCGGGCGAGGTAGTCGCAGAAGAGTGGGAACCGGTCGGTGCCCTCCTTCTTGATCACCTGGTCGAACATGTCCGGGATGAGGTCCTCCCGGGAGAAGGCGAAGGCGGCGGCCCGGCAGTGCAGCGGCCGGTCGGCGATGATCTCGAAGGTGGTGCGCACGAACTCGGCGGCGGGGGCCGGGACTTGGGCGACCCGCAGCGCCGAGGACACATCGTGGCCCTCGCCGACCAGCGCGAGGAACGTGTCGATGCGGGAGGTGTCGGCGCCTGCCTCGTCCATGCCCGCGCGGTACAGCTCGTAGTGGCTGGTGAAGCCGCCGTTCAGCTCGTCGCTCTCCTCGACGAGGACGATGTCGTTGATGAGCCGCCGGCTCACCTCCGAGCCGCGCGGTACCCAGGGGACGTCGACGCAGGTGAGGTCGCGCTGGAGCGACTTGAGCAGGGACATGAAGTCCCAGACGGCGAACACGTGGTGCGCCATGAACGTCGCCATGTCGTCCCGGGTGCCGATCCGCTGGTAAATGGGGTGGGCGGTGACTTCTTTTCGGGCGGGTTCGATCACGGAACGAGCCCTTTCGATTCCCTCATGGGTCAGATTCCAGTCGTACCTGGACATGAATCTCCTTCGGTTCGGGAACTCGACGGGGGACTCGATGGTGCACTTCTCCCGACTTACCGGCAAGCGCTTCCGGGAATTCGGAAAAGTTACCCGCAGTACCGCTCCACATACCACTCGACAGAAGCTGGCAAGGACATCAAAAAACGCATGAAGACTCACGTATCGGACATCCGCAGACGTTAGGAAATGTTTGAAGGATGTGTGAACACTGAGAGCCTCCGCTCCGTACTCGACACCGTGACCAGTAATCCCGTCACCGTCACCTCGGCTTATCGCGTGACGCCGGGCCGAGAGGCCGACTTTCACTCCTGGGGGTGGGCCATGCTGGGCGCGAGTGCGCAGCAGCCCGGCTTCCTCGGGGGTGGCGTGCTAGTCGACGAAGGGGCGGAGTGGCATGTCGTCTATCGCTTCGCCAGCGAAGGAACGTCCCGGGCCTGGGAGAACTCGGCTGCCCGCATGCAGTGGGACGCCCGGGCCGCGGGGATCGCCGTGCAGACGGACCGCAAGAGCGTGCGGGGCTCCAAGGTGTGGTTCGACTCCCAGACCGCCGTCCCGAAAGCGCCGGCCCCGCCGTCGAAATGGAAGCTATGGTTCGTGAATATGAGCGCGGTTTTCCCACCGGTGCTCCTCTTCAACTTGACCGTGATTCCTTATCTCGGCGCCCTCAACCCGTTCATTCGCACGCTGCTGCTCTGCCTCTGCGTGACGGCCATCGTGACCTGGATTCTCATGCCCCGCCTTCAGCGTTTCTTCAAGAAATGGCTGTATCCACCGCTCCAGGCACTGCGCGGGCGGCACAAACGGACCGCGTAGTACCCAGAACGACCCTAGGGAGGTGGGCGGGTGAAGACTCTGCTCATCGACAATTACGACTCGTACACGTACAACCTGTTCCAGCTGATCGCCGAGGTCAACGGCGAGGAACCGGTCGTGATCCTCAATGACGCCCCCGCGGACTCGATTCCCGATCTTGCGGAATTCGACAACGTGGTGGTGTCGCCGGGTCCGGGGCACCCGGCGAAGGCGCGTGACTTCGGCATCAGCGCCCGGGTGCTCGCCGGGTCCACGGTGCCGGTGCTCGGGGTCTGCCTCGGCCACCAGGGCATCGCGCACGGGGCGGGCGCCCTGGTGGCACCCGCCCCGGAGCCCCGGCACGGGTATCTGTCGGCCGTCCGGCACGACGGGCGCGACCTGTTCCAGGGGCTGCCGCAGAACTTCACCGCGGTCCGCTACCACTCGCTGGCCGTGCGCGAGCCGCTGCCCGACGGCCTGCAGGCCACGGCCTGGGCGGAGGACGGCGTCCTGATGGGGCTGCGGCACCGCGAACGGCCGCTGTGGGGCGTGCAGTTCCACCCGGAGTCGGTGCTCACCGAGTACGGCCACCGGATGCTGGTGAACTTCCGCAACCTCACCGCCGAGCGGGCCCGCAAGCTGCGGACGAAGAACACCGCGGTCCCGCCGACCGAGGCGGCGATACCGAGCCGAGCCCCCGCGGTGGCGACCGTCCCGATCCCGCGTCCGCGCCGGTCCGGCGGCCCCGCCCACCGGCTGCACACCCGCCGCATCGCCGAGGCGATCGACGCGGAGGCCGCCTTCACGCGGATGCACTCCGCCTCACCGCGGGCGTTCTGGCTGGACAGCTCCCGGGTCGAGCCGGGGCTCTCCCGGTTCTCGTTCTTCGGTGACGACAGCGGTCCGCTCGCCGAGTTCGTCCGCTACGACGTCGAGACCGGGACGTGCGAGATCGAGCGGGCCGGACGGCCGACGCGCAAGGTCAGGGCCGGCGTCTTCGACTATCTCAAGCGGCAGCTGGCCAACCGCCGGGTCGACGCCACCGGGCTGCCCTTCGACTTCACCGGCGGCTACGTCGGCTACTTCGGCTACGAGACGAAGGCCGACTGCGGCTCCCCGAACGCGCACCGCTCCGCCACCCCGGACGCCTGCTGGCTCTTCGCCGACCGACTGATCGCGGTGGACCACGAGCAGGGCTTCACCTACGCGGTCTGCGTCGCAGAGGACACCCCGCAGGCCACCCGGGAGGCCACGGAGTGGCTGGAGAGCACCCTCGCCCAGCTCACCTCGCTGCCCACGGAGACCGACCGGCCGGCTCCCCCGCGCGCGCACGCCGAGGCGGCCGAGCCCGACCTCGGCGAGGTCGAGCCGTGGCTGGTGCGGGACCGGGCGACGTATCTCGCGGACATCGAGGCCTGCAAGCGGGAACTCGCGGCGGGCACCAGCTACGAGATCTGTCTGACCAACGCCGCCCGTTTACCCGCTCCGGACGACGCGTACGCCTTCTACCGGGTGCTGCGCCGCGTCAACCCGGCCCCGTACGCCTCCTATCTGCGGTTCGGCGACCTCGACGTGGTCGGCTCCTCGCCCGAGCGGTTCCTGCGGATCACCCGGGACGGCATCGCCGAGGCCAAGCCCATCAAGGGCACCGCACCGCGCGGCGCGGATCCCCGGGAGGACGCCCTGCTCAGGGACGCGCTCGCGGCGGACGCCAAGACCCGCGCCGAGAACCTGATGATCGTCGACCTGCTCCGCAACGACCTGGGGCGGGTCTGCCGGACCGGGACCGTGCGCGTCTCCCGGCTCATGGCCACCGAGACGTACGCGACCGTGCACCAGCTCGTGTCCACCGTCGGGGGGCGGCTGCGCCAGGGCACCGACGCGGTGGACTGCGTGCGCGCCTGCTTCCCCGGCGGGTCGATGACCGGCGCGCCAAAGCTGCGCACGCTGGAGATCATCGACGAGCTGGAGACCGAGGCGCGCGGCGTGTACTCGGGGGCCCTCGGCTACCTGGGGTGCAGCGGCGGCGCCGACCTCAACATCGTCATCCGCACCGCCGTCCTGGCCGACGGCCTCCTGCAGCTGGGCGCGGGCGGCGCGATCGTCCTCGACTCCGACCCGGTCGCCGAGTACGACGAGATGCTCCTGAAGACGGCCGCCCAGATGCGGGCCCTGCGGGAGCACACGGCGGCCCGGACGCGGGTGCCGTCGCAGGCGACGAAGGCGGCCGAGGCCCAGGTGAGCGCGCTGCGCCGGGCCGGGGCCAGAACCGGGAAGCGCGGAGCGCGCCCCGAGTCCCCGGAGCCCGGCCCCGCTGTGGGCACCGTGAAGGAGGACACCCGATGACGACGCCCCGGCCCACGGCCACACCGCAGCTCGCGGCACCGCAGCCGACGACACCCCGGCCCACGGCCACAGCACAGCCCACGACCACGGCGCGTGCCACGACCGTTCCCCAGCCCAGAGCGGCTCTGGACGGCTCCGTGTCCGTGTCCGTGCCGGTGTCCGTCTCCGGCTCCGTCTCCGGCTCCGGATCAGGCGCCCCCGGCAACCTCGCGGCCTACCTCGACGATCTCGCCGAGCGGCGCGGGTGGGGTGGCCGGGTCGCCTTCCATCAGGGGCATCAGGGGTGGACCCACGGTGAGGTGCACGCGCTCGCGGCGCAGGCGGCCGGCGTGCTCGCCGGTCACGGGGTGCGGCCCGGCGACCGGGTGCTGCTCGCGCTGCCCGACGGGATCGCCTGGGTGACGGCCTTCCTCGGGATCGCCCGGCTGGGCGCCGTCGCCGTCCTCGTCAATCCCGAACTGCCCGCCGCCGAGCACGCGTTCATGGCCGAGGACACCGGCGCCGTGCTGTGTCTGACCGGC is a window encoding:
- a CDS encoding glutathionylspermidine synthase family protein is translated as MRRHTIEPRPDWQRTVEEQGLVYPLTRHPDGLLRPYWDESAYYAFTLDEVEALEETVEELHEMCLAAAAHLVDSDRLADLGITDPRIAAAVAEAWRRRAELPSVYGRFDLRYDGAGPAKLLEYNADTPTSLVEAASPQWFWMEERFPGADQWNSLHERLVAAWKKQAALLPPGSPLHFAHSSADELGEDLMTVAYLKETAEQAGLDTDWISMEEIGWDPLSGRFVDQQLRFIRSCFKLYPWEWLTTDRFGGHVLDTLDNGGGTGSTMWIEPAWKMLLSNKALLAVLWELYPGHPNLLPAYLDGPRELAATTGYVAKPLLGREGAGVTVHEPGVAPAALRTDEPCCYQKLAPLPAFDGNHVVLGAWVVEDESAGLGIRESSGLITDEYARFLPHVIL
- a CDS encoding glycine hydroxymethyltransferase, which gives rise to MSEQQPLSTESTAFRAALDVIRAVEPRVADAIGQEVHDQREMLKLIASENYASPATLLAMGNWLSDKYAEGTVGRRFYAGCRNVDTVEALAAEHARELFGARHAYVQPHSGIDANLVAFWAVLADRVEAPFLEKTGARQVNDLSEADWATLRQAFGNQRMLGMSLDAGGHLTHGFRPNISGKMFDQRSYGTDPATGLIDYEALRASARDFKPMIIVAGYSAYPRLVNFRIMREIADEVGATLMVDMAHFAGLVAGKVLTGDFDPVPHAQIVTTTTHKSLRGPRGGMVLCDDSLKDQVDRGCPMVLGGPLPHVMAAKAVALAEARQPSFQDYAQRIVDNSRALAEGLMSRGATLVTGGTDNHLNLIDVASSYGLTGRQAEAALLDSGIVTNRNAIPADPNGAWYTSGIRIGTPALTTRGLGTAEMDEVAALIDRVLTTTEPGTTKSGAPSKASHVLDVKVSDEISQRATDLVAGFPLYPEINLG
- a CDS encoding DUF3050 domain-containing protein codes for the protein MSRYDWNLTHEGIERARSVIEPARKEVTAHPIYQRIGTRDDMATFMAHHVFAVWDFMSLLKSLQRDLTCVDVPWVPRGSEVSRRLINDIVLVEESDELNGGFTSHYELYRAGMDEAGADTSRIDTFLALVGEGHDVSSALRVAQVPAPAAEFVRTTFEIIADRPLHCRAAAFAFSREDLIPDMFDQVIKKEGTDRFPLFCDYLARHIEVDGEEHTPMAMQMVADLCGTDDTHWQEAVETATLALEARTRLWDGITEAMA
- the pabB gene encoding aminodeoxychorismate synthase component I, producing the protein MKTLLIDNYDSYTYNLFQLIAEVNGEEPVVILNDAPADSIPDLAEFDNVVVSPGPGHPAKARDFGISARVLAGSTVPVLGVCLGHQGIAHGAGALVAPAPEPRHGYLSAVRHDGRDLFQGLPQNFTAVRYHSLAVREPLPDGLQATAWAEDGVLMGLRHRERPLWGVQFHPESVLTEYGHRMLVNFRNLTAERARKLRTKNTAVPPTEAAIPSRAPAVATVPIPRPRRSGGPAHRLHTRRIAEAIDAEAAFTRMHSASPRAFWLDSSRVEPGLSRFSFFGDDSGPLAEFVRYDVETGTCEIERAGRPTRKVRAGVFDYLKRQLANRRVDATGLPFDFTGGYVGYFGYETKADCGSPNAHRSATPDACWLFADRLIAVDHEQGFTYAVCVAEDTPQATREATEWLESTLAQLTSLPTETDRPAPPRAHAEAAEPDLGEVEPWLVRDRATYLADIEACKRELAAGTSYEICLTNAARLPAPDDAYAFYRVLRRVNPAPYASYLRFGDLDVVGSSPERFLRITRDGIAEAKPIKGTAPRGADPREDALLRDALAADAKTRAENLMIVDLLRNDLGRVCRTGTVRVSRLMATETYATVHQLVSTVGGRLRQGTDAVDCVRACFPGGSMTGAPKLRTLEIIDELETEARGVYSGALGYLGCSGGADLNIVIRTAVLADGLLQLGAGGAIVLDSDPVAEYDEMLLKTAAQMRALREHTAARTRVPSQATKAAEAQVSALRRAGARTGKRGARPESPEPGPAVGTVKEDTR